The Limnochorda sp. LNt genome includes a region encoding these proteins:
- the hutI gene encoding imidazolonepropionase, with the protein MTRSTSRGRSRPRADLLIRRAEQVVTLDGHSKRPVRGEIREATLGIVEDGAVACVGDRILAAGGTAEVEAAVAWDAGTIVIDARDRVVLPGWVDCHTHAIYAGDRAHEWARRLRGESYLDILRAGGGILETVRATREADTETLVRATVARLRRMLALGTTTVEVKSGYALSVEGELRLLQALQAVDELVPMQLVPTLLGAHAVPENHRASPDAYVELVTEQMLPRIAATPGLAAFCDVFCEDGAFTAEQARRILRRARELGLGLKVHADQFHATGAARVAAEMGAVSADHLNATPPDDLAAVARAGTVAVLLPAADLLARPPGPAPVAVMRELGVPMALATDHNPGTAPVESMPLVMGLACSWLGMTPEEAVAAATINGAHALALGHEVGSLEPGKRADLVVAQAASYLEIPYRLGVDLVRVVVSGGRVVRGGDGPEASAGLSPSGEEVEV; encoded by the coding sequence ATGACCCGGTCGACCAGCCGGGGCCGGAGCCGTCCGCGCGCGGATCTGCTCATCCGCCGGGCCGAGCAGGTGGTGACCCTCGACGGGCATTCCAAGCGGCCCGTCCGCGGGGAGATCCGCGAGGCCACCCTCGGCATCGTCGAGGACGGGGCCGTAGCTTGCGTGGGCGACCGGATCCTGGCCGCCGGTGGCACCGCCGAGGTGGAGGCGGCCGTCGCCTGGGATGCTGGCACCATCGTCATCGATGCCCGTGACCGCGTCGTCCTGCCCGGCTGGGTCGACTGCCACACCCATGCCATCTACGCCGGCGACCGGGCGCACGAGTGGGCCCGGCGATTGCGGGGTGAGTCCTACCTCGACATCCTGCGCGCCGGTGGCGGCATCCTCGAGACGGTGCGCGCCACCCGGGAGGCCGACACTGAGACGCTCGTGCGAGCGACGGTCGCGCGGCTGCGCCGGATGCTGGCCCTGGGCACGACCACCGTCGAGGTCAAGAGCGGCTATGCCCTGAGCGTGGAGGGAGAGTTGCGCCTGCTGCAGGCCCTGCAGGCGGTCGACGAGCTCGTGCCCATGCAGCTGGTGCCTACATTGCTGGGGGCGCATGCCGTGCCCGAGAACCACCGGGCGTCGCCGGACGCCTACGTGGAGCTGGTCACGGAGCAGATGCTGCCCAGGATCGCGGCCACCCCGGGGCTGGCGGCCTTCTGCGATGTCTTTTGCGAGGACGGGGCCTTTACCGCCGAGCAGGCGCGGCGCATCCTCCGGCGGGCACGGGAGCTGGGGCTGGGTCTCAAGGTGCACGCCGACCAGTTTCACGCGACGGGCGCCGCCCGGGTGGCGGCCGAGATGGGTGCCGTCAGCGCGGACCATCTCAACGCGACGCCGCCCGATGACCTGGCGGCCGTGGCGCGAGCCGGTACGGTCGCGGTGCTGCTGCCCGCTGCGGACCTGCTGGCGCGCCCGCCGGGCCCAGCCCCCGTCGCGGTGATGCGGGAGCTGGGCGTGCCGATGGCGCTGGCGACCGACCACAACCCCGGCACCGCGCCGGTCGAGTCCATGCCGCTCGTGATGGGTCTGGCCTGCTCGTGGCTGGGCATGACCCCCGAGGAGGCGGTGGCGGCTGCCACCATCAACGGCGCGCACGCCCTGGCCCTCGGCCACGAGGTGGGCAGCCTGGAGCCGGGCAAGCGGGCGGACCTGGTGGTCGCGCAGGCCGCCTCGTACCTGGAGATCCCCTACCGGCTCGGCGTCGACCTGGTGCGGGTGGTGGTGTCCGGCGGCCGGGTCGTGCGCGGCGGCGACGGCCCCGAGGCGTCGGCGGGTCTGTCGCCGTCGGGGGAGGAGGTCGAGGTGTGA
- a CDS encoding extracellular solute-binding protein, producing MRTETEIVIGADSPWAGTPCTRCGQALAEGDRAVICPRCRAPHHARCWMENGGCARTGCRQVAVAVVLPASERPRSAAPPPLPWWRQPAVIGGIGLVVAVGLWLVVTAARPASAPVATLRVMTWAGLEEADALEELAAEFEADHPGVDVRLDLTPTLAYDQKLIILIAARDAPDVYALAPERVELFARQGALLDLTPRWEQAPPDLRQAPWSPRLDEATVDGRLWGLPHPFTRGALVISSQSQVPDLAWEWVLRVMRRLPPATSPPEVPQPTLPGGLPIGVPGS from the coding sequence GTGCGCACGGAGACCGAGATCGTCATCGGCGCCGATTCACCTTGGGCGGGCACCCCCTGCACCCGCTGCGGTCAGGCCCTGGCGGAGGGGGACCGGGCGGTCATCTGCCCGCGCTGTCGAGCACCCCACCACGCCCGATGCTGGATGGAAAACGGCGGCTGTGCCCGTACGGGTTGCCGCCAGGTGGCCGTCGCGGTGGTGCTGCCCGCCAGCGAGCGGCCGCGCTCGGCTGCGCCGCCCCCCCTGCCCTGGTGGCGACAGCCCGCGGTCATCGGCGGGATCGGGCTCGTCGTGGCCGTGGGCCTGTGGCTCGTCGTCACCGCCGCCCGTCCCGCCAGCGCACCGGTGGCGACGCTGCGCGTCATGACGTGGGCCGGTCTCGAGGAGGCCGACGCGCTGGAGGAGCTGGCGGCCGAGTTCGAGGCCGACCACCCGGGCGTCGATGTCCGGCTGGACCTGACGCCGACGCTGGCCTACGACCAGAAGCTGATCATCCTCATCGCGGCCCGCGACGCTCCCGACGTGTACGCCCTCGCTCCCGAAAGGGTGGAGCTCTTCGCCCGGCAGGGGGCCCTCCTCGACCTGACGCCGCGGTGGGAGCAGGCGCCACCGGATCTGCGGCAGGCTCCCTGGAGCCCTCGCCTCGACGAAGCCACCGTCGACGGGCGTCTGTGGGGGCTGCCGCACCCCTTCACCCGCGGCGCCCTGGTCATCTCCAGCCAGTCGCAGGTCCCCGACCTGGCATGGGAGTGGGTCCTGCGAGTGATGCGCCGGCTGCCGCCGGCCACGTCGCCGCCCGAGGTGCCGCAGCCCACCCTGCCGGGCGGCCTGCCCATCGGGGTGCCGGGCTCGTAG
- a CDS encoding phosphodiester glycosidase family protein produces MRLTRVAAFLVVLALVGPTVLSRTPSGLAMSTPVHDSAPSAIPSATDEQVWRAPVAPGIDLVVVRRLDGEGWVDLFALVADLDATGVRADALTGPTLTELAPTSELARRAGAVGAINGDFFHLGTTGAPVGLVVRDGQLWKSPYPGGRPSVAILETPSGPRAWVGRFALEASLTVVAGPDGRRPDGVSLSVSAVNEPALTPGQIGVYDERWGAAPLPLGRWPIAEVAHLVLEAVPGSDSLWVVAGQGPGLPSRGPAPGRMVVLGWRAGAEALRSGLLSPGTILRFTARAVPQHPQEWPAWAEGARLHAAVSGGAVILRGGHPQVEQGQPGDALSRHPRSALGVGRDGRRLVLVAVDGRRSTSRGMDVGELASWLLRLGVTDAVNLDGGGSTSLAARLGPEGPLLVNLPSDGAERAVPVALGLFYDPPAPPEPAPFVLQPVLPQVSRPPWTGGYVLGPQGLVTAAGVASRIATYPPLDADELLWVVDPADLGFFAEPGTFVGLRPGTGRVVALQAPPSASWAYLHRMAAPPSEDPLRALLQDGPSSPAVAASLPVEVVGRPVALRVEPSPLRLVPGLEVPVSVWLIDEEGRRAPADPSSVTLWVQGGAEGTARDGVVSARPLRLAAQPATLEARFFGLSASVPIEWLEQPEPAAAASPSAAIASPAVRPAGPPMAPVPAGSAAPSADATTRVAVLGSLPATEALTWLSEWLAGVEPGLVLAIVRSSAPWEPIDRSAVTLRALGWPVAAAFPEGPGSPPLGPLVSLLGSPNAVATRGSLRTLVVHPSTVSWPWLAGQIQRAVSEQAVGLRQLVVLVSDSPLRWRARREAEMLLGWLAAARRAGLETWIVYGSDRAELSVMEGVRLLGVPPLGQEGGVVVLQAGSSGIGLRVPHEPGPALRVPAAAAASAAG; encoded by the coding sequence ATGCGCCTGACCCGAGTCGCCGCCTTCCTGGTCGTCCTGGCCCTGGTGGGGCCGACCGTGCTGTCGCGTACCCCCAGCGGCCTGGCCATGTCGACGCCGGTGCACGACAGCGCCCCGAGCGCGATCCCGTCGGCCACCGACGAGCAGGTCTGGCGGGCGCCGGTCGCTCCCGGGATCGACCTGGTGGTGGTGCGGCGCCTGGACGGCGAGGGCTGGGTCGACCTCTTCGCCCTGGTCGCCGACCTGGACGCCACCGGGGTGCGGGCCGACGCCCTGACGGGCCCCACGCTGACGGAGCTCGCACCCACCAGCGAGCTGGCCCGTCGAGCCGGGGCGGTGGGCGCCATCAATGGCGACTTCTTCCACCTGGGTACGACGGGAGCCCCGGTCGGCCTCGTGGTCAGGGACGGCCAGCTCTGGAAGAGCCCCTACCCGGGTGGGCGGCCGTCGGTGGCCATCCTGGAGACCCCCTCCGGCCCGCGGGCCTGGGTGGGCCGCTTCGCGCTGGAGGCCTCGCTGACCGTGGTGGCAGGGCCCGACGGCCGCAGGCCGGACGGCGTCTCGCTATCGGTCTCGGCGGTCAACGAGCCCGCCCTGACGCCCGGCCAGATCGGCGTGTACGACGAGCGATGGGGGGCCGCCCCCCTGCCACTGGGCCGCTGGCCCATCGCCGAGGTGGCTCACCTCGTGCTGGAGGCGGTCCCCGGGTCCGATTCGCTCTGGGTGGTCGCCGGCCAGGGGCCGGGCCTCCCCTCCCGGGGCCCTGCGCCCGGACGCATGGTGGTGCTGGGCTGGCGGGCAGGCGCCGAGGCGCTGCGCTCGGGCCTGCTGTCGCCGGGGACCATCCTGCGTTTCACCGCGCGCGCGGTGCCGCAGCATCCCCAAGAGTGGCCGGCATGGGCCGAGGGAGCTCGCTTGCATGCGGCGGTCTCGGGAGGTGCCGTCATCCTGAGGGGCGGCCATCCCCAGGTGGAGCAGGGCCAGCCGGGCGACGCCCTGTCGCGCCACCCCCGCAGCGCCCTGGGGGTGGGCCGGGACGGCCGGCGTCTGGTCCTGGTCGCCGTCGACGGGAGACGCAGCACGAGCCGGGGCATGGACGTGGGCGAGCTGGCGTCATGGCTGCTGCGGCTGGGCGTCACGGACGCCGTCAACCTCGACGGCGGCGGCTCGACCAGCCTGGCCGCGCGCCTCGGCCCCGAGGGGCCTCTCCTGGTCAACCTCCCGTCGGACGGCGCCGAGCGTGCCGTGCCGGTGGCGCTGGGGCTCTTCTACGACCCGCCCGCGCCTCCCGAGCCCGCGCCGTTCGTGCTGCAGCCCGTGTTGCCTCAGGTCTCGAGGCCGCCCTGGACCGGCGGCTACGTCCTGGGCCCCCAGGGTCTCGTCACGGCCGCCGGGGTCGCCTCCCGCATCGCCACCTACCCGCCCCTCGACGCCGACGAGCTGCTCTGGGTGGTGGACCCGGCGGACCTGGGCTTCTTCGCCGAGCCAGGCACCTTCGTGGGGTTGCGCCCGGGCACGGGGCGCGTCGTCGCGCTGCAGGCACCACCGTCGGCGAGCTGGGCCTACCTCCACCGCATGGCCGCCCCGCCCTCCGAGGACCCGCTCCGCGCGCTCCTGCAGGACGGACCCTCGTCCCCGGCCGTGGCCGCCAGCCTCCCCGTGGAGGTCGTGGGCCGTCCGGTGGCCCTTCGTGTGGAGCCATCGCCCCTGCGCCTGGTGCCGGGCCTGGAGGTGCCGGTCTCGGTATGGCTGATCGACGAGGAGGGGCGCCGCGCCCCGGCCGACCCGTCCTCCGTCACCCTGTGGGTGCAGGGCGGCGCGGAGGGGACCGCCCGGGACGGGGTCGTGAGCGCGCGACCGCTACGGCTGGCCGCCCAGCCGGCCACGCTCGAGGCCCGCTTCTTCGGCCTGTCGGCCAGCGTCCCCATCGAGTGGCTGGAGCAGCCCGAGCCGGCGGCCGCGGCGTCGCCGTCCGCCGCCATCGCGTCCCCGGCGGTTCGTCCTGCCGGCCCCCCCATGGCCCCCGTACCGGCCGGGTCGGCGGCCCCCAGCGCCGATGCCACGACCCGGGTCGCCGTCCTGGGCAGCCTCCCGGCCACCGAGGCCCTGACGTGGCTCTCCGAGTGGCTGGCCGGAGTGGAGCCCGGACTGGTGCTGGCCATCGTCCGGTCGAGCGCCCCCTGGGAGCCCATCGATCGCTCGGCCGTGACCCTGCGGGCGCTGGGCTGGCCCGTCGCTGCGGCGTTTCCGGAAGGCCCCGGGTCACCCCCGCTCGGGCCGCTGGTCTCGCTCCTGGGCTCGCCCAATGCGGTGGCGACCCGAGGGTCGCTGCGCACGCTGGTCGTCCACCCGTCGACCGTCTCGTGGCCATGGCTGGCGGGCCAGATCCAGCGCGCCGTCTCGGAGCAGGCGGTGGGATTGCGGCAGCTCGTGGTGCTGGTCTCCGACTCTCCCCTGCGCTGGCGGGCCCGTCGAGAGGCCGAGATGCTGCTGGGATGGCTGGCCGCCGCCCGACGGGCCGGTCTGGAGACCTGGATCGTCTACGGCAGCGATCGCGCGGAGCTGTCGGTGATGGAGGGCGTCCGCCTCCTGGGAGTGCCGCCGCTCGGCCAGGAGGGGGGTGTGGTGGTCCTCCAGGCGGGCAGCTCGGGGATCGGGTTGCGGGTGCCGCACGAGCCGGGCCCGGCCCTGCGGGTGCCGGCGGCCGCCGCGGCCTCGGCCGCCGGCTGA
- a CDS encoding HAD-IIA family hydrolase produces the protein MALAGWIMDLDGVVYRGSEGLPGAVDFFERARRRGDAVVVVSNNSRPTVDDYVRRLARLGIRVEPEEVISSATAAADYLLRQGVRGPVMVIGEEGLYQALREAGLTTVPAGPGAAGADVAAVVAGLDGRFDYAKLDAACQAIRRGARFVGTNPDVTVPAEGGRLQPGCGSLLAAIAACSGVQPVVVGKPHRPIMEMAIQRLAARGVTTTQAIVVVGDRLDTDVAAARAMGLSSALVLTGVSSREDVDRADAKPDWVFEDLAHLASVLMS, from the coding sequence ATGGCACTGGCGGGCTGGATCATGGATCTGGACGGGGTGGTCTATCGGGGCTCGGAGGGCCTGCCAGGAGCCGTGGACTTCTTCGAGCGAGCCCGACGACGGGGCGACGCGGTGGTGGTGGTCTCCAACAACTCGCGTCCCACGGTGGACGACTATGTGCGCCGCCTGGCGCGGCTCGGGATCCGTGTCGAGCCCGAGGAGGTCATCTCGTCGGCGACGGCGGCGGCAGACTACCTGCTGCGCCAGGGGGTGCGGGGCCCCGTGATGGTCATCGGGGAGGAGGGCCTCTACCAGGCGCTGAGGGAGGCCGGGCTGACGACCGTGCCGGCAGGGCCCGGCGCCGCCGGCGCCGACGTGGCAGCCGTGGTGGCGGGCCTCGACGGGCGCTTCGACTATGCCAAGCTCGACGCGGCGTGCCAGGCCATCCGCCGGGGCGCTCGCTTCGTGGGCACCAACCCTGACGTGACGGTGCCGGCCGAGGGAGGGAGGCTGCAGCCCGGCTGCGGGTCGCTCTTGGCCGCCATCGCGGCCTGCAGCGGCGTGCAGCCGGTCGTGGTGGGCAAGCCGCATCGTCCCATCATGGAGATGGCCATCCAGCGGCTCGCCGCCCGCGGCGTGACCACCACCCAGGCCATCGTCGTCGTGGGCGATCGCCTCGACACGGACGTGGCCGCTGCCCGGGCGATGGGGCTCTCCAGCGCGCTGGTGCTGACGGGCGTCAGCTCGCGCGAGGACGTGGACCGAGCCGACGCCAAGCCGGACTGGGTCTTCGAGGACCTGGCCCACCTGGCCAGCGTGCTGATGTCATGA
- a CDS encoding NUDIX domain-containing protein — protein MSVARLTHQTPRRDFTVAVFVTCGRRVLLLRHRRYGKWLPPGGHLRPGELPDDAALREVREETGLEVTLTGERALPVAEPRQLVRPEGVQVEVIEPGHEHVDFIYFARVEPADGDGEPPALRPNREAAAIGWFSEEQLETMGLTEEIRLWSRKALEDNARRQPGGGVG, from the coding sequence ATGAGCGTCGCGAGGCTCACCCATCAGACCCCCCGACGAGACTTTACGGTTGCCGTTTTCGTCACCTGTGGCCGCCGGGTCCTCCTCCTGCGCCACCGGCGGTACGGCAAGTGGCTGCCTCCCGGCGGCCACCTGCGCCCGGGGGAGTTGCCCGACGACGCCGCCCTGCGCGAGGTGAGGGAGGAGACGGGGCTCGAGGTGACGCTGACGGGCGAGCGTGCCCTGCCCGTGGCGGAGCCCCGGCAGCTGGTGCGGCCCGAGGGCGTGCAGGTCGAGGTGATCGAGCCGGGCCACGAGCACGTGGACTTCATCTACTTCGCCCGGGTGGAGCCGGCCGACGGCGATGGAGAGCCGCCGGCCCTGCGGCCCAACCGGGAGGCGGCGGCCATCGGCTGGTTTTCGGAGGAGCAGCTGGAGACCATGGGGTTGACCGAGGAGATCCGCCTCTGGTCTCGAAAGGCGCTGGAGGACAACGCCCGGCGGCAGCCCGGAGGAGGCGTCGGCTGA
- a CDS encoding 3'-5' exonuclease family protein has protein sequence MTTHETALRQRRERARQEGLTARLVGGHPFFGRYVVAGPSGRAHVVRFRWSRGAVHRCDCKDYETNGLGTCKHVEAVRLHLESTVAPAELEAQAARAAEPSWRGAVLDRRVVFVDVETRRLFQEVGGRHHLDRLGVSVAVTYCEADGGFRSYGETEVPDLMARLLDAPLVVGFNVLRFDYEVLSGYSDEADRLYAVPTLDLMVELEERLGWRPGLDALAGATLGMAKGGTGLEAVHLFRQGRLDELERYCRQDVELTRRLFEVGIREGFLSVTGRDGTVVRVEAPWYGGLAA, from the coding sequence GTGACGACGCATGAGACGGCCCTGCGGCAGCGCCGTGAGAGGGCCCGGCAGGAAGGGCTCACCGCTCGCCTGGTCGGAGGGCATCCCTTCTTCGGGCGCTACGTGGTCGCCGGCCCCTCGGGGCGGGCTCACGTGGTGCGGTTCCGTTGGAGCCGGGGCGCCGTCCACCGTTGCGACTGCAAGGACTACGAGACCAACGGCCTCGGCACGTGCAAGCACGTGGAGGCGGTGCGGTTGCATCTGGAGTCGACCGTGGCGCCGGCCGAGCTCGAAGCGCAGGCGGCCCGGGCCGCCGAGCCCTCCTGGAGAGGTGCCGTGCTGGACCGTCGGGTCGTCTTCGTCGACGTCGAGACCCGTCGGCTCTTCCAGGAGGTCGGGGGGCGCCATCACCTGGACCGGCTGGGCGTCTCGGTGGCGGTCACCTACTGCGAGGCCGATGGAGGCTTCCGCTCCTACGGGGAGACGGAGGTGCCCGATCTGATGGCGCGGCTGCTGGATGCCCCGCTGGTGGTGGGCTTCAACGTGCTGCGCTTCGACTACGAGGTGCTGTCGGGCTACTCCGACGAGGCCGACCGCCTGTACGCCGTGCCGACGCTGGACCTGATGGTGGAGCTGGAGGAGCGTCTGGGGTGGCGCCCCGGGCTCGATGCGCTGGCCGGGGCCACGCTGGGGATGGCCAAGGGCGGCACGGGGCTGGAGGCCGTCCACCTCTTCCGGCAGGGTCGGCTCGACGAGCTCGAGCGCTACTGCCGCCAGGACGTGGAACTGACGCGCCGGCTCTTCGAGGTCGGCATTCGCGAGGGCTTCTTGTCGGTGACCGGCCGGGACGGGACCGTGGTGCGGGTCGAGGCGCCCTGGTACGGGGGGTTGGCGGCCTGA
- a CDS encoding DUF2150 family protein: MASAYRELLSRLEATSTYEGFVATLVDIRDSMLFYDRDLMLAGYAGTLEGLIVSTLAAACLEGDAAAEDAFASVREVVDEFPHRLADPSAPADVQAVAEVFLRVGCWMLRERVSAYLLAFSRYLHGDYDMESSVDQLVAAGHGLMDRDPQAALDRVGEAGALMLRGRTLRPRWADLVDGRLQLWVTGLRYMVAHLASTVPSFPWAPIEEERRRSPPVRAVVDLDAFRRRRSVLRDAWQPPTACPTDPVDALVERIFDGPGTLDPPTLASLERMSEQVLPLLAVTVRARHLLDGPGARPVAVAGAIRALAHLRRHEVVARLVELATDPVVPGMVAGEARAALERMGHLAIDAVREYVQRAPSLSAGSALVELLVRMPRSDQTFHALVELFQRLRWDDEGKLEVAAALADYGDRRAVAVLRQALEDPRLPSDRARRTLQSAVRRLTAAGRGQRTPRRGRLAR, encoded by the coding sequence TTGGCATCGGCTTACCGGGAGCTGCTGAGCAGGCTGGAGGCGACGAGCACGTACGAGGGCTTCGTCGCGACCCTGGTGGACATCCGGGACAGCATGCTCTTCTACGACCGCGACCTGATGCTGGCCGGTTACGCCGGGACCCTGGAGGGGCTCATCGTCTCCACCCTGGCCGCGGCCTGCCTCGAGGGCGACGCCGCCGCCGAGGACGCCTTCGCGTCGGTACGCGAGGTGGTCGACGAGTTTCCCCATCGGTTGGCCGATCCCTCGGCACCGGCCGACGTGCAGGCCGTGGCCGAGGTCTTCCTGCGGGTCGGGTGCTGGATGCTGCGCGAACGGGTCTCGGCCTACCTGCTGGCCTTCTCCCGCTACCTGCACGGCGACTACGACATGGAGAGCTCCGTCGACCAGTTGGTGGCCGCCGGGCACGGGCTGATGGACCGGGACCCGCAGGCGGCCCTGGACCGCGTCGGCGAGGCGGGCGCGCTCATGCTGCGGGGGCGCACCCTGCGCCCCCGTTGGGCCGACCTGGTGGACGGCCGCCTCCAGCTGTGGGTGACGGGGCTGCGCTACATGGTCGCCCACCTGGCCTCCACCGTGCCGTCGTTTCCCTGGGCGCCCATCGAGGAGGAGCGGCGCCGGTCCCCGCCGGTGCGCGCCGTGGTGGACCTGGATGCGTTTCGCCGCCGGCGCTCCGTCTTGCGGGACGCCTGGCAGCCCCCTACGGCATGCCCGACCGACCCGGTCGACGCCCTGGTGGAGCGGATCTTCGATGGGCCGGGGACCCTCGACCCGCCCACCCTGGCCTCGCTGGAAAGGATGAGCGAGCAGGTGCTGCCCCTCCTGGCGGTGACCGTGAGGGCGCGCCACCTGCTCGACGGGCCGGGTGCCCGGCCGGTGGCCGTGGCGGGCGCCATCCGTGCCCTGGCCCATTTGCGTCGCCACGAGGTGGTGGCTCGCCTGGTGGAGCTGGCTACCGACCCCGTGGTGCCCGGGATGGTGGCGGGGGAGGCCCGGGCGGCGCTGGAGCGCATGGGCCACCTGGCCATCGACGCGGTGCGGGAGTACGTGCAGCGGGCACCCAGCCTCTCGGCAGGGTCGGCCCTGGTCGAGTTGCTGGTGCGCATGCCGAGGAGCGACCAGACCTTTCACGCACTGGTGGAGCTCTTCCAGCGGCTGCGCTGGGATGACGAGGGCAAGCTGGAGGTGGCTGCCGCCCTGGCCGACTACGGCGACCGCCGGGCGGTGGCCGTCCTGCGCCAGGCGCTGGAGGACCCGCGCCTTCCATCGGACCGGGCCCGGCGCACGCTGCAATCGGCGGTGCGGCGCCTCACGGCCGCTGGCCGCGGCCAGCGCACGCCGCGCCGGGGGCGCCTGGCGCGCTAG
- a CDS encoding class I SAM-dependent rRNA methyltransferase: MAEVVLAPGREGRTLSGHVWVYDNQIQDVEGDVAPGDIVDVVTASGRHVGRGYYNPYSRIRVRLLTFEDEDVDRAFFAQRLDEALALRRRFYPTAQGVRLVFSEGDRLPGLIVDRFGDVVVVQLLTMGMDVRRKMWTELLIERLEPRAIVERSDVPSRRLEGLQLQRGVLFGSLPGPVLFEENGLVFEADVLEGQKTGFFLDQRENRQMLRPLAAGARVLEAFCYTGSFALFARAFGAERVMAIEQSHAALQQARRNEAANRLSGIEWVEANAFDELRRLDQQHERFDLIILDPPAFARTRRSVEAALRGYKEINLRAWRMLQPGGFLVTCSCSQHVAPDQFFGVVAEAADDARRVWRLIDSRTQAYDHPILPAVPETLYLKCLVAQAL; encoded by the coding sequence GTGGCTGAGGTGGTGCTGGCTCCTGGCCGGGAAGGCCGGACGCTGAGCGGACACGTATGGGTCTACGACAACCAGATCCAGGACGTCGAGGGCGACGTGGCGCCCGGCGACATCGTCGACGTGGTGACGGCGTCGGGCCGGCACGTGGGCCGGGGCTACTACAACCCGTACTCCCGCATCCGGGTGAGGCTGCTCACCTTCGAGGACGAGGACGTCGACCGGGCCTTCTTCGCCCAGCGGCTCGACGAGGCGCTGGCGCTGCGCCGGCGCTTCTACCCCACGGCCCAAGGGGTGCGTCTCGTCTTCTCGGAGGGCGATCGGCTGCCGGGGCTCATCGTCGATCGCTTCGGCGACGTGGTCGTGGTGCAGTTGCTGACCATGGGCATGGACGTGCGCCGCAAGATGTGGACCGAGCTGCTCATCGAGCGGCTGGAGCCGAGGGCCATCGTGGAGCGCAGCGACGTCCCCAGCCGGCGCCTGGAGGGGCTCCAGCTGCAGCGGGGCGTCCTCTTCGGCTCCTTGCCGGGCCCCGTGCTCTTCGAGGAGAACGGTCTGGTCTTCGAGGCGGACGTGCTGGAGGGCCAGAAGACCGGGTTCTTCCTGGACCAGCGGGAGAACCGGCAGATGCTGCGGCCCCTGGCGGCGGGTGCCAGGGTGCTGGAGGCCTTCTGCTACACGGGCAGCTTCGCCCTTTTCGCCCGGGCCTTCGGCGCCGAGCGGGTGATGGCCATCGAGCAGAGTCACGCGGCGTTGCAGCAGGCGCGGCGCAACGAGGCGGCCAACCGTCTGTCGGGCATCGAGTGGGTGGAGGCCAACGCCTTCGATGAACTGCGCAGGCTCGACCAGCAGCACGAGCGCTTCGACCTGATTATCCTGGATCCGCCGGCCTTCGCTCGCACCCGGCGCAGCGTGGAGGCGGCACTGAGAGGCTACAAGGAGATCAACCTGCGTGCATGGCGGATGCTGCAACCTGGCGGCTTCTTGGTCACCTGCTCGTGCTCCCAGCACGTGGCGCCCGACCAGTTCTTCGGCGTGGTGGCCGAGGCCGCCGACGACGCGCGACGGGTCTGGCGACTCATCGACAGCCGGACGCAAGCGTACGACCACCCGATCCTGCCGGCGGTGCCCGAGACCCTTTATCTGAAGTGTCTGGTGGCGCAGGCCCTGTGA
- the ftcD gene encoding glutamate formimidoyltransferase: MRPVLVECVPNFSEGRRPEVVAAIAQSIGRVPGVHVLDIESDEDHHRCVVTYVGPLEPVLEAAFAGVQEAVRRIDLRTHQGSHPRIGAADVVPLVPIRGITLEELVPAARRLGERIARELGVPVFLYGEAATSPRRRDLSFLRRGNFEGLQAAMDGDPERRPDFGPPTVHPTAGGTVVGVRPALIAYNVELGTDDVEVARAIARRVREAGGGLVNVRAIGVKLERRGTTQISMNLLDYRKTPIYRAFELVAAEARRYGVEIRSSQVVGLVPEDALVECAEYYLRLDATWSRRQILERRLMELEAAEAERRPTDPAPGAEPSAG, translated from the coding sequence ATGAGGCCGGTGCTGGTGGAGTGCGTCCCCAACTTCAGCGAAGGGCGGCGCCCCGAGGTGGTGGCCGCCATCGCCCAGTCCATCGGTCGGGTGCCCGGCGTGCACGTCCTCGACATCGAGTCGGACGAGGACCACCACCGCTGCGTCGTCACCTACGTCGGTCCCCTCGAGCCCGTGCTGGAGGCTGCCTTCGCCGGGGTGCAGGAGGCGGTGCGCCGCATCGACCTGCGCACGCACCAGGGCAGCCACCCGCGCATCGGCGCGGCCGACGTCGTGCCCCTGGTGCCCATCCGGGGGATCACGCTGGAGGAGCTGGTGCCGGCTGCACGCCGCCTGGGGGAGCGCATCGCACGGGAGCTGGGCGTGCCGGTCTTCCTGTACGGCGAGGCCGCCACGTCGCCGAGGCGGCGAGACCTGAGCTTCTTGCGGCGCGGCAACTTCGAGGGACTCCAGGCGGCCATGGATGGCGATCCCGAGCGGCGTCCCGACTTCGGCCCGCCCACGGTGCACCCCACCGCTGGGGGGACGGTGGTGGGCGTGCGGCCTGCCCTCATCGCCTACAACGTGGAGCTGGGCACCGATGACGTGGAGGTGGCGCGTGCCATCGCCCGCCGGGTCCGGGAGGCGGGGGGCGGCCTGGTCAACGTGCGGGCCATCGGGGTCAAGCTGGAGAGACGGGGCACCACCCAGATCTCCATGAACCTCCTCGACTACCGCAAGACGCCCATCTACCGGGCCTTCGAGCTGGTCGCGGCCGAGGCTCGCCGATACGGCGTCGAGATACGGTCGAGCCAGGTGGTGGGCCTGGTACCGGAGGACGCCCTGGTGGAGTGCGCGGAGTACTACCTGCGGCTGGACGCCACCTGGAGCCGACGGCAGATCCTGGAGCGCCGCCTCATGGAGCTGGAGGCGGCCGAGGCCGAGCGCCGGCCGACCGACCCTGCCCCTGGGGCCGAGCCGTCGGCCGGGTAG